A section of the Vibrio vulnificus CMCP6 genome encodes:
- the folC gene encoding bifunctional tetrahydrofolate synthase/dihydrofolate synthase yields MKQNSIPQATSPMAVWLDYLANIHTSAIDLGLDRVQAVALKANLTKPAPTVITVAGTNGKGSTCALMEAILLDAGYSVGVYSSPHLIRYNERVRINGQDLADEKHCEAFDFIEQQRGDISLSLFEYGTLAALRLFQTEKVDVVLLEVGLGGRLDATNVVDHDVSVITSLALDHVDWLGDDINVIGFEKAGIYRSGKPAICGQPTPPSTVAAHADDIGAEFYQVGIQFDYQLSGEGWRWQHGAFALEDLPLPGLPLPNAATALMALGASNLELSDINIVNGLKNAKLAGRMQVLQTAPLILLDVAHNPHSAEYLVTQLQSRYQGKTIHAVIGMLKDKDIKSTLEVLAPVTRHWYPASLTGPRAATAEELIQYLPQGTQSYTDPAHAFDQALSQAQSDEIVLVVGSFHTVGEVLEHWQQNKGN; encoded by the coding sequence ATGAAACAAAACTCTATTCCACAAGCCACATCCCCTATGGCGGTGTGGCTTGATTATTTAGCCAACATACACACTTCTGCCATTGATCTTGGCCTAGACCGAGTTCAAGCTGTTGCTCTCAAAGCAAACCTCACCAAACCTGCACCTACTGTGATCACTGTTGCTGGCACGAACGGCAAGGGTTCAACTTGTGCGTTAATGGAAGCGATCTTACTTGATGCTGGATATTCCGTTGGCGTGTACAGCTCGCCACACTTAATTCGTTATAACGAACGAGTCCGCATTAATGGTCAAGATCTTGCGGACGAAAAGCACTGTGAAGCGTTTGATTTCATTGAGCAACAACGTGGTGATATCAGCCTAAGCTTGTTTGAGTATGGAACGCTGGCTGCATTACGCTTGTTCCAAACGGAAAAGGTCGATGTGGTTCTTTTGGAAGTTGGGCTGGGCGGGCGATTGGACGCCACCAACGTGGTGGATCACGATGTCTCAGTGATCACTAGCTTGGCGCTTGACCACGTAGATTGGCTCGGAGATGACATTAACGTTATCGGTTTTGAGAAAGCGGGCATTTATCGTAGTGGTAAGCCAGCTATTTGTGGCCAACCAACGCCTCCGTCAACCGTTGCCGCACATGCAGACGATATTGGCGCAGAGTTTTACCAAGTCGGTATTCAGTTTGACTATCAGCTTTCTGGCGAAGGTTGGCGCTGGCAGCATGGTGCTTTCGCATTGGAAGATTTGCCTCTCCCAGGTTTGCCTTTGCCAAATGCCGCAACCGCGTTAATGGCGCTAGGTGCCTCCAATCTTGAACTGAGCGATATCAACATCGTCAACGGACTAAAAAACGCTAAGTTAGCGGGTCGAATGCAGGTGTTGCAGACAGCGCCGTTAATTCTTTTGGATGTGGCGCATAATCCTCATTCCGCGGAATATTTAGTGACTCAGCTTCAGTCTCGCTACCAAGGCAAAACCATCCATGCGGTGATTGGCATGTTGAAGGATAAAGACATCAAATCCACGCTAGAAGTTTTAGCGCCCGTGACACGCCATTGGTACCCTGCCTCGCTGACAGGACCAAGAGCCGCGACAGCAGAAGAATTGATTCAATATTTGCCGCAAGGCACACAAAGTTATACCGATCCAGCACACGCTTTTGACCAAGCACTGTCACAAGCTCAATCTGATGAGATAGTGTTAGTGGTTGGCTCTTTCCACACCGTGGGTGAAGTGTTGGAGCATTGGCAACAAAACAAAGGTAATTAA
- a CDS encoding SPOR domain-containing protein, with product MASKFQSRLVGTIILVAIGVIVLPDVLDGQKLHYKEEFATIPIKPELSNEVESFEILEPVEDDIKLPESPVVATVGQSVSTSSETQQSQTKPKSVEVKINEVAEKNNYEDSAWIIQLMALRNEENAQNMAKDLQKRGYQAHTIKENGFTRVVIGPDVSKSKLERQVVELEKITGSKGQLLKFKPLNP from the coding sequence ATGGCAAGTAAGTTCCAAAGCCGTCTGGTGGGGACCATTATCTTGGTCGCTATCGGCGTGATAGTGCTTCCTGATGTCCTCGATGGCCAGAAGCTTCACTATAAAGAAGAGTTTGCCACCATTCCGATCAAACCGGAATTGAGCAACGAGGTAGAGAGTTTTGAAATTCTTGAGCCCGTAGAAGACGACATCAAGCTACCAGAGTCTCCTGTGGTCGCGACGGTGGGGCAGTCTGTGTCAACGTCAAGTGAAACGCAACAAAGCCAAACAAAACCGAAATCTGTTGAAGTCAAAATCAACGAGGTCGCAGAAAAGAATAACTACGAAGATTCAGCATGGATCATTCAGTTAATGGCACTGCGTAATGAAGAGAACGCGCAGAACATGGCGAAGGATTTGCAGAAACGCGGTTATCAAGCGCATACCATCAAAGAAAATGGTTTTACTCGAGTTGTAATTGGTCCTGATGTGTCAAAAAGTAAACTTGAAAGACAAGTCGTGGAATTGGAAAAAATTACCGGTTCCAAAGGTCAATTGCTCAAATTTAAACCACTAAACCCATAA
- a CDS encoding CvpA family protein: protein MNWLDFVILGVIGFSALISLVRGFAKEALSLVIWFGAFFISSNYYTKLAVYFTNIEDDMFRNGAAIAALFVATLVVGAVVNYVIAQLVQKTGLSGTDRILGVVFGGLRGVLIVSAVLFFMDAFTAFPSSEWWKSSQLVPEFSRIIAPFFEHLQATSSFLSGTL from the coding sequence ATGAATTGGTTAGATTTTGTCATTTTAGGTGTGATCGGATTTTCAGCTCTGATCAGTTTAGTTCGCGGTTTTGCGAAAGAAGCATTGTCATTGGTGATTTGGTTTGGAGCCTTTTTTATCTCCAGTAACTATTACACCAAACTCGCGGTGTATTTCACCAATATCGAAGATGACATGTTTCGAAACGGAGCCGCAATCGCGGCATTGTTTGTCGCGACCTTGGTAGTTGGTGCAGTGGTCAATTATGTCATTGCTCAACTAGTACAAAAAACAGGGCTTTCAGGCACAGACCGAATTTTGGGTGTGGTGTTTGGCGGTTTACGTGGGGTGCTAATTGTCTCTGCGGTGCTGTTTTTTATGGATGCTTTTACGGCATTCCCAAGTTCGGAGTGGTGGAAGAGTTCGCAACTGGTCCCTGAGTTCAGTCGAATCATTGCCCCATTCTTCGAGCATTTACAAGCAACATCGAGTTTTTTGTCTGGCACTCTCTAG